The genome window GCATGAGCTGTATTACAGACTGCTGGGATGaagagaatgagaagaaaacccacagctgccctcagtgcaggcagagcttcacaccgaggcctgtcctggtGAAAAATACAATGATGGCAGAGTTAGTGGAGGAACTGAAGAAAGTAGGACTTCAAGCCGCTTCACCTGATCTTACATATGCAGGACCTGGAGACGTGGCCTGTGATTTCTGCTCTGGGATGAAACTGAAAGCTTTCAAGTCCTGTCTGGTGTGTatggcctcttactgtgagcAACACCTGCAGCCTCACTATGAAGTAGctgcattaaagaaacacaagctggttgAAGCCACCTCAAAGCTTCAGGAGAACATCTGCTCTCGTCATGACGAGGTGATGAAGATTTTCTGCCGCACCGATCAGCAGTGCATTTGTTATCTTTGCTCCATGGATGATCATAAAGGCCATGACACAGTCTccgctgcagcagagagggctGAGAGGCAGAAGGAGCTTGGGGTGAGCCGGGAAAaggtccaacagagagtccaggacagagaaaaggacGTCAAGGTGCTTCAACAGAGGGTGGAGGCTATCAATCATTCTGCTGATGAAGCAGTGAGGTACAGTGAGAAGATCTTCACTGAGTTGATCCATCTCATtaagaaaagaagctctgaagtGAAGCAGGAGATCAGATCCCAGCAGGAAACTCAAGTGAGTCAAGCTGAAGAGtttgaggagaagctgcagcaggagatcactgagctgcgGAGGAAAGACACTGAGCTTCAACAActttcacacacagaggatcacCTGCATTTCCTAAACAACTACCCCTCGCTGTCACGTGTGAGTGAGTCTAAAGACTTACCCAGCATTGATATCTGTCCTCTGCGCTCTTTTGAGGATGTGACCGCGGCGGTGTCAGAGGCCAGAGATAAACTGCAGGCTGTTCTGAGTGAGGAGTGGAGACACATCTCACTTGCAGtgactgaagtggatgttttaatGCCTCAAGCAGAGCCCAGACCCAGAGCAgaatttatgaaatattattgtcaaatcacactggatccaaataCAGCACACAGGCGTTTGTCATTGAGTGACAGGAacagaaaagcaacattaaTGGCAGTAGAACAGTTATATTCAGATCACCCAGACAGATTTGATCAATGGTGGCAGGTTCTGAGTAGAGAGGGTCTGACTGGACGTTGTTACTGGGAGGTGAAGTGGAGCGGGATAGTTCGTATAGCAGTTGCAAATAAGAATATTATAAGAAAAGGGACCATAGAAGAATGTGCATTTGGAGTAAATGACAAATCTTGGTCATTACAATGTAACATTGGCGGTTATAACTTCAAACATAACAATATTTCTACTTCCATCTCAGGGCTTCAGTCCTCCAGAGTAGGAATTTACCTGGATCACAGGGCAGggactctctctttctacaaCGTCTCTGAAACCAtgactctcctccacagagtccAGACCACGTTCCCTCAGCCTCTCTTAGCTGGATTCTGGATTCCATCATCATATGGAGACACTGCTGAGTTGTGTGAGCTCACAGGAGTTTAAAGAGTGACTCGTctctatacagtaaatgttgaggtgtgtctgctgcagagatCAAACGTAATAGGTGGGCCTGTGATGttctttcttatattttctgtttttaatgtgtcaattcagtaaaatggtgaaatggaaaacaaataatttctcTCTTAATTTGGATTAAACAATGTTGTTTATTGAAATTtgattctattatatatatttagttatatttactAAACATTGTCATTATATACTGTGCATGGAAAAACATTGCAtatgcaaaatatatttatatattatatttttattatgacatatcttcataatatgtatatttaatgtttactttgtattaCTCTACATAATGCTGTTTGTACTGCACACTGTGATGCTGTTGTACCAATATTACAAAATCATatcacttttctttattgtactcAAAAAGTGCTAACACCATAAAActggtaaaaatgtaaatgtaaccttgtgaagaagagtttgcTCATCATCCTTTTAAGAGTGAATTTAACTCTTTACATGTTAACAATctttatgaaacatttatgaaaagtcaatgttcaaaactctacaaataaataaataaattgattgtgAGAATCACaaaaatctgttgttttcttctttatctgtcgtttaactcccacataaaacaaatctcaaggactgccttctttcatctacgtaacattgcaaaaataagacacatccggtctcaaaatgatgcagaaaaactagttcATGCATTTACTTCAatgctggattactgcaactcattgttatcaggttgtcccaaaaaggcgcttaagactcttcagttgatccaaaatgcagcagcacgtgtattgacaagaactaggaaacgggatcatattactcctgtattagctgctctgcactggctcccagtaaaatatagaatagaattcaaaatccttctcctgacttacaaattaATTactggtcaggctccagcatatcttaaagatctcataataccttataaaccaactagagcattacgctcccagactgcagggttacctGTAGTttctagagtctctaagagtacaatgggagccagagccttcagctatcaagctcctctccagtggaaccagcttccagtttgtgttcgggaggcagacacactctccacatttaagagcaggctaaagactttcctttttgataaagcttatagttagggctggctcaggtttgccttggatcagcccctagttatgctgctataggcttagactgccgggggacacctccctgctctcctccttctcccctcttctccctctctatctgtatgcatttatgtgaatgtatgttactaactcagcatcagcgacatcatccccggagtttctgtctctcatgtggcaggttgccactgataaagtttacgtcaggatcaggaattgtggctgcgcctgctgccctggtcctgccggacatcgggaagcctttttgacattatcctggattcatccataatTTCTaatttttgatcacaacatcatttctgtcaaatggatgttgtatttgtactattacattacaggtaatttagtagacgctcttatccagagcgacttataGTGATcgaactacagggacagtctccctggagcaactcaagggttaagtaccttgctcaggggcactattgttgtttatcctgaacacacaacatctattgcacttctgtccgtcctgggagagggatccctcctcagttgctctccctgaggtttcttccattgttccccctttaattatggagtttcttttaggaagtctttccttgtgcgatgcgagggtctaaggacagagggtgtcgtatcctgtacagtctgtaaagcacactgaggcaaatgtgtcatttgtgatattgggctatataaataaattagatttgatttgatttgatttgaaggaaGTCCTGCTTAAATTCTTACCCCAATCTTAACAAAGTCAAACACTTCCATCTCTAATCGTAAAGTTGAACCATCTCAGGAGAGCAGGTGTCATCACTAGTCTTTCTAAAAAGATGAAACATTCAATTGGGTTTCTTTCTAAATTCTAAGATAAATGAATATCTACTACTAGAGGTAATAAAAGCCTCAATTAATATCACATTTGTAGTaacacaaattatttaaaatccAATACAGCTTTGCTCAACAGGATTTGGTTTACTCCATATGCCCAGATAACAaccatcattttaatatcatctttttgttttgtctgtttttagctGCCTTCACCAAACATCACTTCCCACAAGCCAAACACCTTTGTGGGAATATCCATGTATCTAGAATATGGAAGAAGGGGAATCCAGATTTAACAAGTGAAATACATCGTCTACCCGAATACGTGTTACAAATCAATTcaaattacagttcatttagctgatgcttttgtccaaagtgacgtacaaaaagtgcaaacaatcatggagatacaactccgaacagcaagaatcttgtaagtacaatagcctcaaataggtacaatcgtataagtgaacactgtcttcaaatagccagtttaaagtgcaacatacagaaacaatagaatagaaattcaactattagctataaataagccaaaccaatataagtgcaacatacaaagaacagttattaagttttcttcattcgccgaggtgcagctgaaacaggtgagttttcagtctgcgacggaaggtgtgaagactctctgctgtcctgacatcaatggggagcttgttccaccattttggagccaggatagcaaacggGCGGGTTTTGTTTGTGGGAAATCTGGGTaaggagtggcgagccgattggtcgacgcagagcgaagtgaacgtgctggggtgtatggttcgaccatggcctggatgtaggaaggggctgatccattcaaagcacggtaggccagcaccagagtcttgaagcagattcgtgccgccactggtagccagtgaagggagcggagaagcggtgtagtgttagagaacttgggtagattgaagaccagttgggctgctgcattctggatgagctatataggtcgaatggcacatgcaggcagtccggCGAGGAGGGAgatgcagtagtcaaggcgtgagatgacaagagcctgaacaagaacctgcgtcgccttctgattcagtaggggacgtatcctcctgatgttggacagagtgcatctgcaggagcgggttgttgcagcgatgttgggaccgaaggacagttggttgtccagcgtcacacccagattccttgcagtccgagtcggggaaacaacagaggtgccgatgttaatggtaaggtcTTTGATGAGAGAGCCCTTacctgaaaaggaaaaaaaaaggaaaaggagctcggtcttgtcaaggttgagtttcaagtgatgtgcggccatccaccgagagatatcagccagacaagccgagatccgtgcctccacctgggtttcagatctgggaaaagacagaatcagttgagtgtcatctgcgtagctgtggtaggagaaaccatgacagtgaatgacagagtcaattgagttggtgtacagtgaaaagaggagaggccccaggacagagccctgagtCCTGGGGTCCTGGagtccaaatgtatttatatagcgcAAAATcccaaattacacatttgtctcagtggactttacagactgtacagcatcgGACACCCtctgtcaaacaacaaacaactgtAAAGCACTCTGACGATGGCTGGATTACTGATCGGGCCTACAAGGCACAGAGGTACAAAGTCTCAGGGACTTTCCCGGCCTTcccctacaaaatgtcactcgagacacgtaccaaccaggaagagacccAAATGACCACAAGGAGACATAAAGGAactacaaaagacacaaaaagactgaaacaacaacaaagttacacaaaacaaatacaaaaccacagagagatgtgtaaggccagtggcgggccgtcagggccagcaaggccttctctgctggcctaaacatcaccagaatataaatttaattttgaaatattttcaccacaaatatgtattaagttactccccatagtctattctcttcatttcatagctttcctcttggttgcgctgcttccagcctcagatggagatttggaggtctggcctttatgttagagcttttatccaatcatatttcagccatcatgtgttgccagggtccaagaaatctgccctgaggccttcagaatcaacagtgtggGCGCCTGTAgtttaaagtgaacggagaccaaactgtggcgttaaccaatcagatttcgagttgggtaCATCGGCgccagctagaaggcgtacgataacgtcagcacgtgcacgtcttttgattggatacgcactattgagaggcagagctatgcagtgCTAGCAACCATGAACGAgttaatttgtgtagatttctacaagctgttttttcaacccacaatggctgaaggaggagaagagatcgatttggtcgcagatataattacaacgccattttcaagacaaacttttcaagaaatgCTAGATATCgttagaagagaaaggccaaccacgacgctagcgagtctatccctgtgtccactgcttctgccgagcggtcattctcggccttaaagcgaattaaaacttatggcagaaatgctactggacagactcggctttcagcattagcctccatgtctatagaaaaggacttattggtggaactgaaacgcacagataaactgtacaacagtcattgaagtcttcttgaggaaagaaaggaggatggattttgtgttcaaataatcagttgttttggtaacaagcatttagttttttgacaaatatataaaatgtttgatgcttctgcaagagatgtagagatgtgtgtggtgcactggctcagctgtgcagtaaaagtactcaaggagacttcttgaattgttttggtttaacctttatcaaagtggacattcaaggctaggaatacactttcaccactgtcgcaaatatatcctcatgaacaaatgcaaattatttgtttgttttcttttattttcagtgaatagtttatgtgtctttattctttatcgtcacgtttcttaaatgaaactgctttaggtgctacaatgcgctgtttagtgaacacacttgttaaagctcacatacttttagtggacttaataaaactttgtagactaatcccttaaaaacgccttttatttttaagttttgacagtatcctagctggtagtttaacactcttaattgtaaatgcggatttattgattataaaagcttcggaaatattaatataactctgttatACTTGAATATGTTAAGgggatgcaacgcccggttatactgcgtttctgtctaaatgtatagtttctagagccatggcgtcataatgatggtattaagagggggaataattcaggtaggactgtgtaggacatcactgaaggcctaggtgtgaaatgcacggcccgccactgtgtaaggcatacctgtcaaccctccagtctttcccgggattatcccgtatttttccttctatcccgctgtcctcccgtttaaatatgttccagtaattatcccgtatttctaacctttcaaaaataaaaataagcctaatttaaaaaaagtgtacagtggtaaagtggcttccggtacagcaggtggcagtattatgttcaactttagctgaaaaacgttatccggcattaaacacagagaagaagaaaacaggaacaataacacagagaagaagaaaacatatggctgagtcacagtgaacgggagagagatggagacgcggtttaacctgccaaacaagttaaaacttgaTGCAAGTAcctagacaaatgggaggagaccttccctcatttaataaaaagcagagtcgggtaaactcgtgctttttgtaaagtgtgccattcagatgttagcagtCGCACACGGCGGAGaaagcgtccaagcacaagcacgcccaagaggacacaaacatacactgtcaatgacttcatgtgtgacaagaactgtgtcggaggcagaccaagtgaccaaagctgagggaaagaagtcaatgctttgtgccagagataatgtagccttcagcttctgcgatgatttcagtcgcagtgtagcggacatgtttcccgactctgaagtaggctactcgtcggggaaacaaaagccacacaactcatcaaccatcaaatacattgatgataataactaataaataaaatacatacatcttgtaacatgtatgtacaagtattatatactttaaatagacatgtatttcctgaatgtataaacccgtcctttatgtgtttacatgtacatGATATGGGGGctgggggctgagagctgttaaggcaggggtcgggaacctttttggctgggagagccataaaagccaaatatttgtttatgtatttccttgagagccatatatttaatcaatttgaacgcaacgttatgcatgcatttttttaagaataacacgtctccgagtactaatagcaggtatcagtgttgcattgaacacgtgctcttttattaaataaactaaacgcttacgttatttatctcatatttcagtgtttactgcacgggtgtcaaactcaaggcaattatgacctatttaacctcttatgtctgttgttgttggtgttgtttttgttgttgtcctgcattttagcgccttgagattattattattattattattattattattattattattattattattattattatatatcggacccgcgagaaaatatcatgtctgtcataactggcccgccggttctggtaattaaatcaatgcatggcacaaccacgggaaaagatatttgaggaagaatctaaatgtgtgaatgaaatgaaagtttttggaaagcaaagggaaacacaccacagatctctgggacgatgtgagctggactgtttgtgcgacataacgaagcatctcactgttaaacctgcagcttcagtgtgatcacggacatgtgtgatgccgagctgcctgtgggagactctgatgcagaaggaaactttggtcactacatgtttccaaacactgacaaacatctccacctctgtgttcccgacagcattctgctgatcaactgagagcatgtgccgactttgctgctcagatattttaattgaactgctcagcaatccgtttgcagttgatttaaatatgttccatatctttttgcactttatgtgtaccctgttcaatacatgtggaccgtgtctggccctcgacgtagtcccagtttttaatgttggccctctctgtgaatgagtttgaccccccggtctactgcttgctttgcgcagtttctcctcagctgttttgcgaagggcagggccacacacacacacacacacacacacacacacacacgtgtgtgtaagtgtgtgcgctgtgcagtcagagacagagcggaggaaaggagaggggagaactaaaaacaaatccactgctaaatgttttactttaaaatgacaccgtataattgtttattacttgttaatcatgttaaaaaatgtcagctcaaaattgtctgcgagccatatcgcgtcatcaaaagagccatatatggctcgcgacccataggttcccgacccctgtgttAAGGTATGGACAGAGTCCGCCAGAAAACTTTCCAATGTTGACAGTTAATTTATTCTGTAGTTATCTGAAAGGCAGACTAACTGAGGGCTAAAAACAGACTGCAACTCTCAAACCACTCCTCTTCCTGGAATGAAGGACAACTTCGTAAAACCCCACCCAGAGTTGATCTACTGGCTCAGCGAGGCTCCTCCTGCTCAGACATGTGTTGTTCCCTCCCCTTTAACAGATTTGAAAGTTTAAAGATGGGTGTAAGCACCATGTGATTACATGTAagagctgtaacacacacactgcagatcaGTGAACACACAATGAGGAAATGAGCACAGCATTTATCTGAAAGCCGAGAGTGAAACTAACTGATACTCACTGTTGTCTACAGAAGAAATGGCGCAGCAAGTGATTCTGGATCGAGAACAACTGAGCTGTTCAATCTGTCTGGATCTTCTAAAGGATCCGGTGACTATTCCCTGTGGGCACAGCTACTGCATGAGCTGTATTACAGACTGCTGGGATGaagagaatgagaagaaaacccacagctgccctcagtgcaggcagagcttcacaccgaggcctgtcctggGGAAAAATACAATGATGGCAGAGTTAGTGGAGGACCTGAAGAAAGTAGGACTTCAAGCCGCTTCACCTGATCTTACATATGCAGGACCTGGAGACGTGGCCTGTGATTTCTGCTCTGGGATGAAACTGAAAGCTTTCAAGTCCTGTCTGGTGTGTatggcctcttactgtgagcAACACCTGCAGCCTCACTATGAAGTAgctccattaaagaaacacaagctggttgAAGCCACCTCAAAGCTTCAGGAGAACATCTGCTCCCGTCATGACGAGGTGATGAAGATTTTCTGCCGCACTGATCAGCAGTGCATTTGTTATCTTTGCTCCATGGATGATCATAAAGGCCATGACACAGTCTccgctgcagcagagagggctGAGAGGCAGAAGGAGCTCGGGGTGAGCCGGGGAaaagtccaacagagagtccaggacagagaaaaggacGTCAAGCTGCTTCAACAGAGGGTGGAGGCTATCAATCATTCTGCTGATGAAGCAGTGAGGGACAGTGAGAAGATCTTCACTGAGTTGATCCATCTCATtaagaaaagaagctctgaagtGAAGCAGGAGATCAGATCCCAGCAGGAAACTCAAGTGAGTCAAGCTGAAGAGtttgaggagaagctgcagcaggagatcactgagctgcgGAGGAAAGACACTGAGCTTCAACAActttcacacacagaggatcacCTGCATTTCCTAAACAACTACCCCTCGCTGTCACGTGTGAGTGAGTCTAAAGACTTACCCAGCATTGATATCTGTCCTCTGCGCTCTTTTGAGGATGTGACCGCGGCGGTGTCAGAGGCCAGAGATAAACTGCAGGCTGTTCTGAGTGAGGAGTGGAGACACATCTCACTGGCAGTGACTGAAGTGAATGTTTTAATGCCTCAAGCAGAGCCCAGAACCAGAGCAGAATTTATGAAATATTCTTGTCAaatcacactggatccaaataCAGCACACAGGAGTTTGTCATTGAGTGACAGGAacagaaaagcaacattaaTGGCAGTAGAACAGTTATATTCAGATCATCCAGACAGATTTGATCAATGGCGGCAGGTTCTGAGTAGAGAGGGTCTGACTGGACGTTGTTACTGGGAGGTGAAGTGGAGCGGGTTTGTTTGTATAGCAGTTGCAAATAAGGATATTAGAAGAACAGGGACCATAGAAGAATGTGTATTTGGATTTAATGACAAATCTTGGTCATTACAATGTAACATTGGCAGTTATAACTTCAGACATAACAATATTTCTACTTCCATCTCAGGGCTTCAGTCCTTCAGAGTAGGAATTTACCTGGATCACAGGGCAGggactctctctttctacaaCGTCTCTGAAACCAtgactctcctccacagagtccAGACCACGTTCACTCAGCCTCTCTTTCCTGGATT of Cottoperca gobio chromosome 14, fCotGob3.1, whole genome shotgun sequence contains these proteins:
- the LOC115019150 gene encoding tripartite motif-containing protein 16-like, with protein sequence MAQQVILDREQLSCSICLDLLKDPVTIPCGHSYCMSCITDCWDEENEKKTHSCPQCRQSFTPRPVLGKNTMMAELVEDLKKVGLQAASPDLTYAGPGDVACDFCSGMKLKAFKSCLVCMASYCEQHLQPHYEVAPLKKHKLVEATSKLQENICSRHDEVMKIFCRTDQQCICYLCSMDDHKGHDTVSAAAERAERQKELGVSRGKVQQRVQDREKDVKLLQQRVEAINHSADEAVRDSEKIFTELIHLIKKRSSEVKQEIRSQQETQVSQAEEFEEKLQQEITELRRKDTELQQLSHTEDHLHFLNNYPSLSRVSESKDLPSIDICPLRSFEDVTAAVSEARDKLQAVLSEEWRHISLAVTEVNVLMPQAEPRTRAEFMKYSCQITLDPNTAHRSLSLSDRNRKATLMAVEQLYSDHPDRFDQWRQVLSREGLTGRCYWEVKWSGFVCIAVANKDIRRTGTIEECVFGFNDKSWSLQCNIGSYNFRHNNISTSISGLQSFRVGIYLDHRAGTLSFYNVSETMTLLHRVQTTFTQPLFPGFWLQSSYGDTAELCELTGV
- the LOC115018845 gene encoding E3 ubiquitin/ISG15 ligase TRIM25-like — protein: MAQQVILDREQLSCSICLDLLMDPVTIPCGHSYCMSCITDCWDEENEKKTHSCPQCRQSFTPRPVLVKNTMMAELVEELKKVGLQAASPDLTYAGPGDVACDFCSGMKLKAFKSCLVCMASYCEQHLQPHYEVAALKKHKLVEATSKLQENICSRHDEVMKIFCRTDQQCICYLCSMDDHKGHDTVSAAAERAERQKELGVSREKVQQRVQDREKDVKVLQQRVEAINHSADEAVRYSEKIFTELIHLIKKRSSEVKQEIRSQQETQGFSPPE